One Methanobrevibacter ruminantium genomic window, CCAGTTGTACGCAATGCCTCTAAAAGAAAAATTGGATTATTCCTAAGATTTGTATCTGTTTCTTCTGACAAGCCTAATGATATAGCTGCACCTACTAAAGCATCTAAATCTAGAGAATAGGTGGTGCCAATTGCAAAATCCAATTCATAATTATTAGGAGGAGATAGAATCTCACCATAATCTAAACGGTTATTGTTAGGATTTAACATTTAGATCCCCTCCATTTCACGATTATTTTCTTCTAAAACATAGGTTTTTACAATATCAGGAGTTTCACTTTCAAAAATATCCAGGATAATATTCTTTGCATTATAAAAACGATAATCAAGGTATCCTCCAGCAAACCATATATTCTTGTCAAATTCCCCAGGATGTGTGGTTTTTGACCTATTTTCACCTTTTAAAAAAACTTCCCTTGATTTGATAAGAATTTTCAAACCTTCAACATCATTATCTTTCATTAATTCTCTAGATTTAATTAAAAAAGATTTTAGATTTGGATTATATAATCTTAAGGAAGAAAAGATCTCTTCAATATTTACATTAGATATATTGGGCAATCTAGGTTTTAATAGGGCAAATTCCTTTTTAGCCCTTTCATTCCCCTCTTCTGATACAATTAAATTATAAATTACTCTCAAAACATATACAAATTCAGAAAATGATTTTGCCATATAAAAATCATTTTGAATTTTTTCTGGAAAATTATCAATGATACTTTCTAAATCCCTAAAAAAATTACACCCTAAAACTTCATATATATTTTCCTTTAAAATATAAGCAATCATACTATTTCTACAACTGGAAATAATTTGATTCTTTAAGAATTGGCCCTCTTCAGGGGTTAAATTCATATTGAATT contains:
- a CDS encoding DUF6361 family protein gives rise to the protein MELGWIDFSKSERDKILIILENFKEQGVLDELGIAPIRDGFSDLFFPGTSTIQTRAKYFFIVPYALKDLELNSEKSFSQLKKQLDGTEEKCARKLLDINFHERGIIGRRSIASNKWLKRTPANIYWAGLRRYQIFKAKMSIDQYIKIIAFQKQNKSDILKLGNRNDENDEQDDKNAGVSQKVHLLNIPSYNPNWINEFNMNLTPEEGQFLKNQIISSCRNSMIAYILKENIYEVLGCNFFRDLESIIDNFPEKIQNDFYMAKSFSEFVYVLRVIYNLIVSEEGNERAKKEFALLKPRLPNISNVNIEEIFSSLRLYNPNLKSFLIKSRELMKDNDVEGLKILIKSREVFLKGENRSKTTHPGEFDKNIWFAGGYLDYRFYNAKNIILDIFESETPDIVKTYVLEENNREMEGI